In Streptomyces sp. NBC_00483, a single window of DNA contains:
- a CDS encoding NADPH-dependent F420 reductase, translated as MRESADPEGQGHDMKIGIIGAGNIGGNLTRRLTTVGHDVHVANSRGPHTLTALAEETGATAATIEDAVRDAQVVVVTIPLKAVPNLPKGLLDTAAPDVTVIDTGNYYPQQRDGKIAGIEDEGLTESRWTERQLGHQVVKVFNGTYAHDILDKPRPSGDPQRVSLPIASDDAAAKQVVSALLDEIGFDTVDAGGQDESWRQQPGTPVYGLASDAAAVRKALDAASPERTAEWRA; from the coding sequence GTGCGTGAATCCGCTGACCCCGAAGGGCAAGGGCACGACATGAAGATCGGCATCATCGGCGCGGGCAACATCGGTGGCAACCTCACCCGGCGCCTCACCACCGTCGGCCACGACGTCCACGTCGCGAACTCCCGCGGTCCCCACACCCTGACCGCACTGGCCGAGGAGACCGGCGCGACTGCCGCCACGATCGAGGACGCGGTGCGCGACGCGCAGGTCGTGGTCGTCACGATCCCGCTCAAGGCCGTGCCGAACCTGCCCAAGGGCCTCCTGGACACGGCGGCCCCCGACGTCACCGTCATCGACACCGGCAACTACTACCCGCAGCAGCGCGACGGGAAGATCGCCGGGATCGAGGACGAGGGCCTGACCGAGAGCCGCTGGACGGAGCGGCAGCTCGGCCACCAGGTGGTCAAGGTCTTCAACGGCACCTACGCCCACGACATCCTCGACAAGCCCCGCCCGTCCGGCGACCCGCAGCGCGTCTCCCTGCCCATCGCGAGCGACGACGCGGCCGCGAAGCAGGTCGTCTCGGCGCTCCTCGACGAGATCGGCTTCGACACCGTGGACGCCGGCGGCCAGGACGAGTCCTGGCGCCAGCAGCCCGGCACCCCGGTCTACGGCCTCGCGTCCGACGCGGCGGCGGTGCGCAAGGCGCTGGACGCGGCGTCCCCGGAGCGCACGGCGGAGTGGCGGGCCTGA
- a CDS encoding glycoside hydrolase family 25 protein, with product MIRGIDVSSHQSTFDTDGLSFVFIKATEGRSYVNPRLTAQTKRARDAGCVVGFYHFLWPGNITAQAEYFVSKAPEKAGDLLAADWETTGEGTHASNAEKDKFIREVKRLRPNHRTLLYANKNYWQNIDTTSYAGDGLWIADYVTAGRPRIEADWKIHQYTDSPLDKNVADFASEASLREWATS from the coding sequence ATGATCCGTGGCATCGACGTCAGCTCGCACCAGTCCACCTTCGACACGGACGGCCTGTCCTTCGTCTTCATCAAGGCCACGGAGGGGCGCTCGTACGTCAATCCGCGCCTGACCGCCCAGACGAAGCGGGCCCGTGACGCCGGGTGCGTCGTCGGCTTCTACCACTTCCTGTGGCCGGGGAACATCACGGCGCAGGCCGAGTACTTCGTGAGCAAGGCCCCGGAGAAGGCCGGGGACCTGCTGGCCGCCGACTGGGAGACGACCGGCGAGGGCACCCACGCGAGCAACGCGGAGAAGGACAAGTTCATCCGCGAGGTGAAGCGACTGCGGCCCAACCACCGGACCCTGCTCTACGCAAACAAGAACTATTGGCAGAACATCGATACGACGTCCTACGCCGGCGACGGCCTCTGGATCGCCGACTACGTCACCGCGGGCAGGCCCCGCATCGAGGCGGACTGGAAGATCCACCAGTACACCGACAGCCCCCTCGACAAGAACGTGGCCGACTTCGCGAGCGAGGCTTCGCTGCGTGAATGGGCCACGTCCTGA
- a CDS encoding DoxX family protein: MFTVHVIVTVLAAVVYGSAAVANFVGHPYPKAEAEKLGVPYSWMPWLGTALGAGALGLLAGFVVPALGVAAGVGLVLYFVGALGAHVRVGDRHLGPWAFCFVLAVAALVLRITV; this comes from the coding sequence ATGTTCACCGTCCATGTCATCGTCACCGTCCTCGCCGCCGTCGTCTACGGCTCCGCGGCTGTCGCCAATTTCGTCGGGCACCCCTATCCGAAGGCCGAGGCCGAGAAGCTCGGGGTGCCGTACTCCTGGATGCCGTGGCTGGGGACCGCGCTCGGGGCGGGGGCGCTGGGGCTGCTCGCCGGGTTCGTGGTGCCGGCGCTCGGTGTCGCGGCGGGTGTCGGGCTCGTCCTGTACTTCGTGGGGGCGCTGGGCGCGCATGTCCGCGTGGGCGACCGGCACCTCGGGCCGTGGGCCTTCTGCTTCGTGCTCGCCGTCGCCGCCCTGGTGCTGCGGATCACTGTCTAG
- a CDS encoding L,D-transpeptidase, translating to MGQFVGRRKGSVIGISLVTVAMLVGTSACSGGGDDKASGGDGKADKKSSASPSPTKPKGPPMLLDTITPQSGATVGVAMPVSVVFTNPVAAKARESVEKHMKVSTSTPVKGAWHWFGDRRADWRPKTYWPSGTKVKVDADMKGVSNGNGRYGVHGYTHTFKVGDDVRADVSVSGHTLKVTKDGKALRTLSINAGSAEYPTWNGTMAVIDKQKKVHMTSCSVGISCDKGSPNYYDLTLPWDVHLTQSGTYVHYSTGDPNPGSGSARGSHGCVHLSMADAKWFYGQVKQGDPITITGSPRAKAPADNGYAAFNLSWDQWLQGSASGQGTSAAL from the coding sequence GTGGGGCAGTTCGTGGGACGGCGCAAGGGCAGCGTTATAGGAATCTCGCTCGTGACGGTCGCGATGCTGGTGGGCACGAGTGCCTGCAGTGGGGGCGGCGACGACAAGGCGAGCGGGGGTGACGGGAAGGCGGACAAGAAGTCGAGCGCTTCCCCGTCGCCGACGAAGCCCAAGGGGCCGCCGATGCTCCTGGACACCATCACCCCGCAGTCCGGTGCCACGGTCGGCGTGGCCATGCCGGTCTCCGTGGTGTTCACCAACCCGGTGGCGGCGAAGGCGCGGGAATCCGTCGAGAAGCACATGAAGGTGAGCACGTCGACGCCGGTGAAGGGCGCCTGGCACTGGTTCGGCGACAGGCGCGCCGACTGGCGGCCCAAGACGTACTGGCCCTCCGGTACGAAGGTGAAGGTCGACGCCGACATGAAGGGCGTCAGCAACGGCAACGGGCGCTACGGCGTGCACGGCTACACCCACACCTTCAAGGTCGGCGACGATGTCCGCGCCGACGTCTCCGTCAGCGGCCACACCCTGAAGGTGACGAAGGACGGCAAGGCCCTGCGCACGCTGTCGATCAACGCGGGCAGCGCCGAGTACCCGACCTGGAACGGCACGATGGCCGTCATCGACAAGCAGAAGAAGGTCCACATGACCTCCTGCAGCGTCGGCATCAGCTGCGACAAGGGCAGCCCCAACTACTACGACCTGACGCTGCCCTGGGACGTCCACCTCACCCAGTCCGGCACGTACGTCCACTACTCGACCGGCGACCCGAACCCGGGCAGCGGCAGCGCCCGCGGCTCGCACGGCTGCGTGCACCTGTCGATGGCCGACGCCAAGTGGTTCTACGGCCAGGTCAAGCAGGGCGACCCGATCACCATCACCGGCTCCCCGCGCGCCAAGGCCCCGGCGGACAACGGCTACGCGGCCTTCAACCTGAGCTGGGACCAGTGGCTCCAGGGGAGCGCGTCGGGGCAGGGGACGAGCGCCGCCCTGTGA
- a CDS encoding FHA domain-containing protein — translation MPPEIVSRQGSLAGERFGIGAKPLTFGRKSANDVVIRDVSISRFHAEVRREGHGFMLYDLGSSNGTYVNGERMTSRVLQPDDVITIGEETFSFEAAGPMETIMDLSVLEALTPPPAEQPVPVLKVTVSGGGPVGLAFALLLESLLGPRAAVTIYDGRWTRSGDRVVWKDATQGNVRRMQVVTVQSRQYLGLPQEVQDRLFKDGAYSEMWPAGPDSIRGHQPRNIRISYVEDTLLEMANEKPDRIRLVPERFDPAEHEKSAAADHVLAICEGGRSRTREHFGEKFGRADTSIYSLEGAHLQDVVLGLRVKSGLPDPMSVLLTVAQNRFLLNSLRGEGFLNMRLTDEEAKEVVGIDPVRQVFEECIASRPCVMNRSEDGDFLCDTHSTLFLPALLKGSALWKRVKEGLALFAVPEPDLSAVTAFRLDMVQRPRFTARLHPKTAAGPGTYGFLLGDAANAIHFWPGRGLNSGWGSAISLARSLSGTWRGRPLRDADFVRHEAAMSMLQYRHKSRAWNSMITTDEQGVTRAIKDKIQQSISEAAERTPDRQADLDALMDQLRAIRDRLAPRIPGLPDDATLLKHLDTLNSQTLYTLVHSGAWDTQIVGGEEVDIDIFYPAERLDPLLVG, via the coding sequence ATGCCCCCTGAGATAGTCAGCCGTCAAGGTTCCCTGGCCGGAGAGCGGTTCGGCATCGGAGCGAAGCCCCTCACGTTCGGCCGCAAGTCCGCGAACGACGTGGTGATCCGCGACGTGAGCATCTCTCGGTTCCATGCCGAGGTACGCCGCGAGGGCCATGGATTCATGCTCTACGACCTGGGAAGCAGCAACGGGACATACGTCAACGGGGAGCGCATGACGTCGCGCGTGCTCCAGCCCGACGATGTCATCACGATCGGCGAGGAGACGTTCTCCTTCGAGGCGGCCGGGCCGATGGAGACCATCATGGACCTCTCCGTCCTGGAGGCCCTCACGCCGCCTCCTGCCGAGCAGCCGGTCCCTGTACTCAAGGTGACGGTGTCGGGCGGCGGCCCCGTGGGTCTTGCCTTCGCCCTCCTCCTGGAGTCCCTGCTCGGCCCCCGGGCCGCCGTCACGATCTACGACGGCCGCTGGACCCGGTCCGGGGACAGGGTCGTCTGGAAGGACGCGACGCAGGGCAACGTCCGGCGCATGCAGGTCGTCACGGTGCAGAGCCGCCAGTATCTCGGCCTTCCCCAGGAGGTCCAGGACCGGCTGTTCAAGGACGGCGCGTACAGCGAGATGTGGCCGGCGGGCCCGGACTCGATCCGCGGTCACCAGCCGCGCAACATCCGGATCTCCTACGTGGAGGACACCCTCCTGGAGATGGCCAACGAGAAGCCGGACCGCATCCGCCTCGTGCCGGAGCGATTCGACCCGGCCGAGCACGAGAAGAGCGCGGCCGCGGACCACGTGCTCGCCATCTGCGAGGGAGGCCGTTCCCGGACGCGTGAGCACTTCGGCGAGAAGTTCGGCCGGGCCGACACGTCCATCTACTCGCTGGAAGGCGCGCACCTCCAGGACGTGGTGCTCGGCCTGAGGGTGAAGTCGGGGCTCCCGGATCCGATGTCCGTGCTGCTCACCGTGGCGCAGAATCGGTTCCTCCTCAACTCCCTGCGCGGCGAGGGCTTCCTCAACATGCGGCTCACCGACGAGGAGGCGAAGGAGGTCGTGGGGATCGACCCCGTCCGGCAGGTGTTCGAGGAGTGCATCGCCTCGCGCCCGTGCGTGATGAACCGGAGCGAGGACGGCGACTTCCTCTGCGACACCCACAGCACCCTGTTCCTGCCCGCCCTGCTCAAGGGGTCGGCGCTGTGGAAGCGGGTCAAGGAGGGTCTCGCGCTGTTCGCCGTGCCCGAGCCCGACCTGAGCGCCGTCACCGCGTTCCGCCTCGACATGGTGCAGCGCCCGCGGTTCACCGCGCGGCTGCACCCCAAGACGGCCGCGGGACCGGGCACGTACGGATTCCTGCTCGGGGACGCCGCCAACGCCATCCACTTCTGGCCGGGCCGCGGCCTCAACAGCGGCTGGGGATCGGCCATTTCGCTCGCCCGGTCACTCAGCGGCACCTGGCGGGGGCGGCCGCTGCGCGATGCCGACTTCGTACGCCACGAGGCGGCCATGTCGATGCTCCAGTACCGGCACAAGAGCCGCGCCTGGAACTCGATGATCACCACGGACGAGCAAGGGGTGACCCGGGCCATCAAGGACAAGATCCAGCAGAGCATCTCGGAGGCCGCGGAGCGGACGCCGGACCGGCAGGCCGACCTCGACGCCCTCATGGATCAACTCCGCGCGATCCGCGACCGCCTGGCGCCGCGGATCCCCGGACTGCCCGACGACGCGACGCTCCTGAAGCACCTGGACACGCTCAACAGCCAGACCTTGTACACCCTGGTGCACAGCGGCGCCTGGGACACCCAGATCGTCGGCGGCGAGGAGGTCGACATCGACATCTTCTATCCCGCGGAACGGCTGGACCCGCTCCTGGTGGGCTGA
- a CDS encoding L-serine ammonia-lyase has translation MAISVFDLFSIGIGPSSSHTVGPMRAARMFARRLKNEGLLAHTSSVHAELYGSLGATGHGHGTPKAVLLGLEGDSPRTVDVEKADERVETIKEQGRLNLLGAHEIPFSFDDDLILHRRKTLPYHANGMTVWAYDAEGKELLTKTYYSVGGGFVVDEDAVEGENPIVPDDTSLKYPFRTGDELLRLAQETGLSIPAMMLENEKAWRTEDEIREGLLDIWRVMQSCVSRGMSHEGILPGGLKVRRRAASSARKLRAEGDPVAHAMEWITLYAMAVNEENAAGGRVVTAPTNGAAGIIPAVLHYYVNFVPGADEDGVIRLLLTAGAIGMLFKENASISGAEVGCQGEVGSACSMAAGALAEALGGSPEQVENAAEIGMEHNLGLTCDPVGGLVQIPCIERNGMAAVKAVTAAKMALRGDGSHKVSLDKVIKTMRDTGADMSVKYKETARGGLAVNIIEC, from the coding sequence GTGGCCATCTCGGTCTTCGACCTGTTCTCGATCGGCATCGGCCCGTCCAGCTCGCACACGGTCGGCCCGATGCGCGCGGCCCGCATGTTCGCGCGGCGCCTGAAGAACGAGGGCCTGCTGGCCCACACCTCCTCCGTCCACGCCGAGCTGTACGGCTCCCTGGGCGCGACCGGACACGGGCACGGCACCCCGAAGGCGGTGCTGCTCGGCCTTGAGGGCGACTCCCCGCGCACCGTCGACGTGGAGAAGGCGGACGAGCGCGTCGAGACGATCAAGGAGCAGGGGCGCCTCAACCTCCTCGGGGCGCACGAGATCCCGTTCTCGTTCGACGACGACCTGATCCTGCACCGCCGCAAGACCCTCCCGTACCACGCGAACGGCATGACCGTGTGGGCCTACGACGCCGAGGGCAAGGAGCTGCTCACCAAGACGTACTACTCGGTGGGCGGCGGCTTCGTCGTCGACGAGGACGCCGTGGAGGGCGAGAACCCGATCGTCCCCGACGACACCTCCCTCAAGTACCCCTTCCGCACCGGCGACGAGCTGCTCCGCCTCGCGCAGGAGACCGGCCTGTCCATCCCGGCCATGATGCTGGAGAACGAGAAGGCCTGGCGCACGGAGGACGAGATCCGCGAGGGTCTCCTGGACATCTGGCGCGTCATGCAGTCCTGCGTCTCCCGCGGCATGTCCCACGAGGGCATCCTGCCCGGCGGCCTCAAGGTCCGCCGCCGCGCGGCGAGTTCGGCCCGCAAGCTGCGCGCCGAGGGCGACCCCGTGGCCCACGCCATGGAGTGGATCACCCTCTACGCGATGGCCGTGAACGAGGAGAACGCGGCCGGCGGCCGGGTCGTCACGGCCCCCACGAACGGCGCCGCGGGCATCATCCCCGCCGTCCTGCACTACTACGTGAACTTCGTGCCCGGAGCCGACGAGGACGGCGTGATACGCCTCCTCCTCACCGCGGGCGCCATCGGCATGCTCTTCAAGGAGAACGCCTCCATCTCCGGCGCCGAGGTCGGCTGCCAGGGCGAGGTCGGCTCCGCCTGCTCGATGGCGGCCGGCGCCCTCGCCGAGGCGCTCGGCGGCTCCCCCGAGCAGGTGGAGAACGCGGCCGAGATCGGCATGGAACACAACCTCGGCCTGACCTGCGACCCCGTCGGCGGCCTCGTCCAGATCCCGTGCATCGAGCGCAACGGCATGGCGGCGGTCAAGGCCGTCACGGCCGCCAAGATGGCGCTGCGCGGCGACGGCTCGCACAAGGTGTCCCTCGACAAGGTCATCAAGACGATGCGGGACACCGGCGCCGACATGAGCGTCAAGTACAAGGAGACCGCGCGCGGCGGGCTCGCGGTGAACATCATCGAGTGCTGA